A portion of the Oxynema aestuarii AP17 genome contains these proteins:
- a CDS encoding response regulator, whose product MSNILPWMRSRGAYVLLFAIAVLTSVVLALPGETQPYLDSTGNEPVVLDRGWEYRWGDSPIDGTGTPLWTQSEADKEAWHPLEVPGTLTKPPGVDRLWLRVDAPPLLWSNPSIDLRGVPNILMFYLDDRAIERFTDFDRSGEVKILEYYWPIVPLPTNTQGDRFIFRVDMTDLNRLLVGGYGGVVVGSNKDLIARLINRELDRVVLGFFFVVGGLFCTIASIKNKNEQIAYFSFGLSALCIGIHVLTHTQIIFLLFPHHQVLYTLRSISFYLIPIGPYLFFEVIFGSGYRSIVRRMWQLHAVYAGVAFLLTSIGLVEWEITRNIFYLLAIASMSVLIFTSFKVAAKGSIEAKLFTAGFLVMALFAIRDILLEFKLIPGDKALYYWGMFVFIIFLELILERRLNEANRRLQAYSQELEAKNAALQEMDKLKDEFLANTSHELRTPLNGIIGLAESTIDAAAGQLSKTQMTNLSMIAASGRRLAHLIDDILDFAKLKHKNIDLHLKPIGMREMVAVVLTICQPLVGKKSLDLINSIDADLPPVLADENRVQQILYNLVGNAIKFTETGVVEISARAIAPEDEYNAESTQFLAVTIADTGIGIRPEHRDRIFESFEQGDGSTGRQYGGAGLGLAVTKQLVELHGGAIAVNSEPGKGSQFTFTLPVSTETATAPSETWGTYRATVAKLAESTSSWGENGNGAIVNAIGSSNGSPKITSNGSGDFKILIVDDEPVNLQVLVNHLSLQHYSVTQATNGPDALAIIEGGFKPDLIVLDVMMPRMTGYEVCQKIREKFAATQLPVVMLTAKNQVSDLVAGLNVGANDYLAKPVSKNELLARIKTHIQLAKINLAYGRFVPHEFLQFLEKESIVNVQLGDQVLKEMTVLFSDIRSFTTLSEGMTPKENFDFLNEYLSRVGPVIRQHQGFIDKYIGDAVMALFPDTPEDAIKAAIAMQEAVVNYNHEREQHHRPPIAIGIGLHMGSLMLGTIGEHERMESTVISDAVNLASRLEGLTKLYGASIIISGQMRDRLPNPNQYNTRFLGKVQVKGKTQSVSVFEVFDGDPPELRRLKLETRHIFEQARLLYEAQNLEEAEAMFHEVLGINPQDKAASLYIKRCQQYREQGFSDEWDAVELLSEKM is encoded by the coding sequence ATGAGCAATATTTTGCCTTGGATGCGCTCTCGTGGAGCCTATGTGCTCTTATTTGCGATCGCCGTTTTAACATCAGTGGTGCTGGCGCTTCCTGGCGAGACCCAACCCTATTTAGACTCGACAGGTAACGAACCCGTCGTACTCGATCGCGGTTGGGAATATCGTTGGGGGGATTCTCCCATCGACGGAACCGGGACGCCGCTTTGGACGCAATCGGAGGCGGATAAGGAAGCGTGGCACCCTTTAGAAGTCCCGGGAACCCTCACCAAACCGCCGGGAGTCGATCGCCTGTGGTTGCGCGTCGATGCGCCACCGTTACTGTGGAGCAATCCCAGTATTGATTTGCGCGGGGTGCCCAATATTTTAATGTTTTATCTCGACGATCGCGCGATCGAACGCTTCACCGATTTCGATCGCTCCGGAGAAGTTAAGATCCTCGAATATTATTGGCCGATCGTTCCTTTACCCACCAACACCCAAGGCGATCGCTTCATTTTCCGCGTCGATATGACCGACCTCAACCGCTTGTTAGTCGGCGGTTACGGTGGAGTTGTCGTCGGATCCAATAAAGATTTAATTGCGCGCTTGATCAATCGCGAACTCGATCGCGTGGTTTTGGGCTTTTTCTTCGTCGTCGGCGGTCTTTTTTGTACGATCGCCTCGATTAAAAATAAAAACGAACAAATTGCTTATTTTTCCTTCGGTTTGTCGGCTTTGTGCATCGGCATTCACGTTTTAACCCACACACAAATTATTTTTCTGCTTTTCCCCCATCATCAGGTTTTATATACCCTGCGATCGATCTCTTTCTATTTAATCCCCATCGGTCCCTATTTATTTTTCGAGGTCATTTTTGGCTCGGGATATCGCTCGATCGTCCGGCGAATGTGGCAGTTACACGCGGTTTACGCCGGGGTTGCGTTCCTCCTGACATCGATCGGCTTAGTCGAGTGGGAAATCACGCGCAATATCTTTTACTTATTGGCGATCGCCAGTATGTCCGTCCTGATTTTTACCAGCTTTAAAGTTGCCGCCAAAGGCAGCATCGAAGCTAAATTATTTACCGCAGGTTTTCTCGTCATGGCTTTATTTGCCATTCGCGATATTCTGCTCGAATTCAAACTCATTCCCGGCGATAAAGCCCTCTACTACTGGGGAATGTTTGTTTTTATCATCTTCCTCGAACTTATTTTAGAACGCCGTTTAAACGAAGCCAACCGCCGCTTACAAGCCTACTCCCAAGAATTAGAAGCCAAAAATGCCGCCTTACAAGAAATGGACAAACTCAAAGACGAGTTTTTGGCCAATACTTCCCACGAATTGCGAACCCCACTCAACGGCATTATTGGCTTAGCCGAATCCACCATCGACGCGGCGGCGGGACAACTGAGTAAAACCCAAATGACCAACTTATCGATGATCGCCGCAAGCGGTCGTCGCTTGGCCCATTTAATTGACGATATTCTCGACTTTGCTAAACTCAAACATAAAAATATCGACCTCCACCTCAAACCGATCGGCATGAGGGAAATGGTCGCCGTTGTTTTAACCATTTGTCAGCCCTTGGTCGGCAAAAAATCTCTGGACTTAATTAATTCGATCGATGCCGATTTACCCCCGGTTTTGGCCGATGAAAATCGCGTGCAGCAGATTCTTTATAACTTAGTAGGAAATGCGATTAAATTCACCGAAACTGGAGTAGTCGAAATTTCGGCCAGGGCGATCGCTCCCGAGGACGAATATAATGCAGAGTCAACGCAATTTTTAGCCGTCACGATCGCCGATACCGGAATCGGCATCCGTCCGGAACACCGCGATCGCATCTTTGAATCCTTCGAGCAAGGCGACGGCTCCACAGGCAGACAGTATGGCGGGGCGGGATTGGGACTGGCCGTGACCAAGCAACTCGTGGAACTCCACGGCGGGGCGATCGCCGTCAACTCGGAACCCGGTAAAGGCTCGCAATTTACGTTTACTTTGCCTGTTTCTACCGAAACGGCTACCGCTCCGTCAGAAACCTGGGGAACCTATCGAGCAACTGTTGCTAAATTAGCGGAAAGCACTAGCAGTTGGGGCGAAAATGGCAACGGCGCGATCGTCAATGCCATTGGATCGAGCAATGGAAGCCCTAAAATTACCAGTAATGGTTCTGGAGATTTCAAAATCTTAATTGTCGATGACGAACCCGTCAATTTACAAGTTTTAGTCAATCATTTATCCCTACAACATTACTCAGTCACTCAAGCGACAAACGGACCGGACGCATTGGCGATTATCGAGGGAGGATTTAAACCGGATTTAATTGTTCTCGATGTCATGATGCCTCGAATGACGGGTTATGAAGTCTGCCAGAAAATTCGCGAAAAATTTGCCGCCACTCAACTTCCAGTCGTGATGCTGACGGCTAAAAATCAAGTATCCGATCTGGTCGCGGGATTGAATGTCGGCGCTAACGATTATTTAGCAAAACCTGTTTCTAAAAACGAACTGCTCGCTCGGATTAAAACCCACATTCAGTTAGCGAAAATCAATCTCGCTTACGGTCGGTTCGTTCCTCACGAGTTTCTCCAGTTTTTAGAAAAAGAAAGTATCGTCAACGTCCAACTCGGCGATCAAGTTTTGAAAGAGATGACGGTGTTATTTTCCGATATTCGTTCGTTTACGACCCTTTCGGAAGGAATGACCCCCAAGGAGAATTTTGATTTCCTCAACGAGTATTTAAGTCGCGTCGGTCCGGTGATTCGCCAACATCAAGGGTTTATCGATAAATATATTGGCGATGCGGTGATGGCGTTATTTCCCGACACGCCGGAAGATGCCATTAAAGCGGCGATCGCCATGCAAGAAGCCGTGGTAAACTACAATCACGAACGAGAGCAGCATCATCGTCCGCCGATCGCGATCGGGATTGGCTTACACATGGGAAGTTTGATGTTAGGAACCATCGGCGAACACGAACGCATGGAAAGTACGGTGATCTCCGATGCAGTCAATCTCGCTTCTCGTTTGGAAGGCTTGACAAAGCTTTATGGAGCCTCGATTATTATTAGCGGCCAAATGCGCGATCGTCTTCCCAATCCCAATCAGTACAACACTCGCTTTTTAGGAAAGGTTCAAGTTAAAGGAAAAACTCAATCAGTTTCCGTGTTCGAGGTTTTCGATGGCGACCCCCCAGAACTTCGCCGTTTGAAGTTAGAAACTCGTCATATTTTCGAGCAAGCTCGCTTGCTTTACGAAGCGCAAAATCTAGAAGAAGCTGAGGCAATGTTTCACGAAGTTTTAGGGATTAACCCCCAAGATAAAGCCGCTTCTCTCTATATCAAACGCTGTCAACAATATCGCGAACAAGGATTTTCAGACGAGTGGGACGCCGTAGAATTGTTGAGCGAGAAAATGTAA
- a CDS encoding ABC transporter ATP-binding protein, with amino-acid sequence MTLETDRSQSFTNGNGHRPSEHQPVIVRLENIYKIYGTGNTEVRALNGVSLNVHEGEYCSIMGPSGSGKSTAMNIIGCLDRPTLGNYYLDGVSVAQMDEGDLAAIRNRKLGFVFQQFHLLAQLTALENVMLPMVYAGIPTRERRDRGIAALTRVGLENRLHNKPNQLSGGQQQRVAIARAIVNQPVLLLADEPTGALDSKTTEEVIGIFSELNQSGMTIVMVTHEPDVASKTRRIVWFRDGEVIHSHLKPEDLHQVVG; translated from the coding sequence ATGACTCTAGAAACCGATCGCTCGCAAAGCTTTACGAATGGTAACGGTCACCGTCCGTCCGAACATCAACCCGTCATTGTCCGACTTGAAAACATTTACAAAATTTACGGGACGGGAAATACAGAAGTGCGCGCCCTCAATGGGGTGTCTCTCAACGTTCACGAAGGCGAATATTGCTCGATTATGGGGCCTTCGGGGTCGGGAAAGTCCACGGCGATGAATATTATTGGCTGTTTGGATCGTCCGACTTTGGGGAATTACTATCTCGACGGGGTGAGTGTGGCGCAGATGGATGAGGGAGATCTCGCGGCAATTCGCAATCGGAAACTCGGATTTGTTTTCCAGCAATTCCACTTATTAGCGCAATTGACGGCCCTAGAAAATGTGATGTTACCGATGGTTTATGCAGGAATTCCGACCCGGGAACGGCGCGATCGCGGAATCGCCGCCTTGACCCGAGTGGGGTTGGAAAATCGGCTGCACAACAAACCGAATCAGCTTTCTGGGGGACAGCAGCAACGGGTCGCCATCGCACGGGCGATCGTCAACCAACCTGTATTATTACTCGCCGACGAACCCACGGGCGCCTTGGACTCGAAAACCACCGAAGAAGTCATCGGGATTTTCTCCGAACTCAATCAAAGTGGAATGACCATCGTCATGGTGACTCACGAACCGGATGTCGCCAGCAAAACCCGGCGCATTGTTTGGTTTCGCGATGGCGAAGTCATCCACTCTCACCTCAAACCGGAAGACCTCCATCAAGTCGTAGGCTGA
- a CDS encoding ABC transporter permease, which translates to MDILESIKMSVTTLIANKMRSGLTMLGIIIGNASVIATVGVGEGAQNFIASQLEGLGTNVLFVEPGSPEAANRPGPRPKTLVFADAQAIASQVPSVKGVAPELTGSELVKVGNQNLSVLVVGTTPDYPSVRGFELGTGRFITALDIERNKAVVVLGSQVADELFDENPLGKQIRLKNVSLEIIGVMQPKGSSFGTNYDETIFLPITTMANRIVGRTSPYGLEVTYISVAARDEGSMNAAQFQIENLLRLRHQITDEDDFTVTNQKDLMQTVDAISGALKLMLGAVASISLFVGGIGIMNIMLVSVTERTQEIGLRKAIGASQQDILIQFTIESIILAIAGGLVGTAIGVSGVLVVAEFTAFKAGVSWAAISVATGVSGGIGLFFGIVPARRAAKLDPIVALRTT; encoded by the coding sequence ATGGATATTTTAGAAAGCATTAAAATGTCGGTCACGACGTTAATCGCTAATAAAATGCGTAGCGGTTTGACCATGTTAGGTATTATTATCGGCAATGCGTCGGTGATTGCCACCGTCGGCGTGGGAGAAGGAGCGCAAAACTTTATCGCCAGCCAGTTAGAAGGACTCGGAACCAACGTGCTGTTCGTCGAACCGGGGAGTCCGGAAGCCGCCAATCGACCGGGACCGCGCCCCAAAACCCTCGTCTTTGCTGACGCCCAGGCGATCGCCTCTCAAGTCCCCTCAGTCAAAGGAGTCGCCCCGGAATTAACGGGTAGTGAATTGGTCAAAGTTGGCAATCAAAATCTGTCGGTGTTGGTCGTCGGAACGACCCCCGATTATCCGTCAGTACGCGGATTTGAACTCGGAACAGGTCGTTTTATTACCGCTTTAGATATCGAACGCAATAAAGCCGTCGTCGTCCTCGGATCGCAAGTTGCCGATGAATTATTCGATGAAAATCCATTAGGAAAACAGATTCGGCTTAAAAATGTTTCTCTAGAAATTATCGGCGTCATGCAACCGAAAGGATCGTCATTCGGGACGAATTATGACGAAACGATCTTTTTACCGATTACGACCATGGCGAATCGCATTGTCGGGCGAACTTCCCCCTACGGTTTAGAAGTGACGTATATTTCCGTAGCGGCGCGAGACGAAGGAAGTATGAATGCGGCACAATTTCAGATTGAAAATTTATTGCGATTGCGCCATCAAATTACCGACGAAGATGATTTTACCGTCACCAACCAAAAGGATTTAATGCAAACGGTCGATGCGATTTCCGGGGCGTTAAAATTGATGTTGGGGGCGGTGGCAAGTATTTCTCTATTTGTCGGCGGGATTGGGATTATGAATATCATGTTAGTGTCGGTGACCGAACGCACTCAAGAAATTGGACTGCGAAAGGCGATCGGTGCTTCCCAACAGGATATTTTAATTCAGTTCACGATCGAATCGATTATTTTAGCGATCGCGGGGGGTTTAGTCGGAACGGCGATCGGTGTCAGTGGCGTCTTAGTGGTCGCCGAATTTACCGCATTTAAAGCGGGAGTTTCTTGGGCTGCTATTTCGGTAGCCACAGGGGTTTCTGGTGGAATTGGCCTATTTTTCGGCATCGTTCCCGCCCGTCGCGCAGCTAAATTAGATCCGATTGTAGCGTTGAGAACGACTTAA